A window of the Streptomyces sp. Ag109_O5-10 genome harbors these coding sequences:
- a CDS encoding glutamyl-tRNA reductase has protein sequence MSLLVVGLSHRSAPVSVLERAALGADAQVKLVQDTVAAEPATEAAVLATCNRIELYADVDKFHAGVAELSTLLAQHSGVGLDELTPYLYVHYEDRAVHHLFSVACGLDSMVVGEGQILGQIKDSLARAQELHSAGRLMNDLFQQGLRVGKRAHSETGIDRAGQSLVTFGLEQLAAGGAVEDWAKGKKALVIGAGSMSSLAAATLARAGVAEIVVANRTYDRAERLAQILNDADDTDVVARAVPMDAVPGELTRADVAVSCTGATGVVLTAEAVAAAVEGRTGEPVAEIDVRRAPKQPPSAAAGLAADENCPLDLTAEQSGFSVMGEAAVAGMAAAELEQHAAWVDNGTVDIRETGRRAPESPEAEAELIGALAAAAARVGRIPERRRPEPVAGFARPAPALFLLDLAMPRDIDAAAHRLAGVRLVDIESLAEASADAPMAADVDQVRRIVSDEVAAFGAAQRAAHITPTVVALRTMAADVVAGEIARLDGRLPDLDERQRGEIRQAVHRVVDKLLHAPTVRVKQLAAEPGGAGYADALRTLFDLDPETVAAVSRAVDSTDEKDRPA, from the coding sequence ATGAGTCTGCTCGTCGTCGGGCTGAGCCACCGCAGTGCCCCCGTCAGCGTCCTGGAGCGGGCCGCCCTCGGCGCGGACGCCCAGGTCAAGCTGGTCCAGGACACGGTCGCCGCCGAGCCGGCCACCGAGGCCGCGGTCCTCGCCACCTGCAACCGCATCGAGCTCTACGCCGACGTGGACAAGTTCCACGCCGGGGTCGCCGAGCTGTCCACGCTGCTCGCCCAGCACAGCGGGGTCGGACTCGACGAGCTCACCCCCTATCTCTACGTGCACTACGAGGACCGTGCCGTCCACCACCTGTTCTCGGTGGCCTGCGGGCTCGACTCGATGGTGGTCGGCGAGGGGCAGATCCTCGGGCAGATCAAGGACTCCCTGGCCCGCGCGCAGGAGCTGCACAGCGCCGGGCGGCTGATGAACGACCTGTTCCAGCAGGGGCTCAGGGTCGGCAAACGCGCCCACTCCGAGACCGGGATCGACCGGGCCGGACAGTCCCTGGTCACCTTCGGCCTCGAGCAGCTGGCCGCCGGCGGCGCTGTGGAGGACTGGGCCAAGGGCAAGAAGGCGCTGGTCATCGGCGCCGGATCGATGTCCTCGCTGGCCGCGGCGACGCTGGCGCGGGCGGGGGTCGCGGAGATCGTCGTGGCGAACCGCACGTACGACCGTGCGGAACGGCTCGCGCAGATCCTGAACGACGCCGACGACACGGACGTGGTGGCCCGCGCGGTACCGATGGACGCGGTGCCGGGCGAGCTGACACGTGCCGACGTCGCCGTCTCCTGCACGGGGGCGACGGGGGTGGTGCTGACCGCGGAGGCCGTCGCCGCGGCGGTCGAGGGCCGCACGGGTGAGCCGGTCGCCGAGATCGACGTACGGCGGGCGCCGAAGCAGCCGCCCTCCGCCGCCGCCGGACTCGCCGCCGACGAGAACTGCCCCCTCGACCTCACCGCCGAGCAGAGCGGTTTCTCCGTGATGGGCGAGGCCGCCGTCGCCGGGATGGCCGCGGCGGAGCTGGAGCAGCACGCGGCCTGGGTGGACAACGGGACCGTCGACATCCGGGAGACCGGCCGTCGTGCGCCCGAGAGCCCCGAGGCCGAGGCCGAGCTGATCGGGGCGCTGGCCGCGGCCGCCGCCCGGGTCGGCCGGATCCCGGAGCGGCGCAGGCCGGAGCCGGTCGCCGGGTTCGCCCGGCCCGCCCCCGCGCTCTTCCTCCTCGACCTCGCCATGCCCCGCGACATCGACGCGGCCGCGCACCGGCTGGCCGGGGTGCGGCTGGTCGACATCGAGTCGCTGGCGGAGGCGTCCGCGGACGCGCCGATGGCGGCCGACGTGGACCAGGTGCGGAGGATCGTTTCGGACGAGGTCGCCGCCTTCGGCGCGGCCCAGCGGGCGGCGCACATCACGCCCACCGTGGTGGCGCTGCGGACGATGGCCGCCGACGTCGTCGCGGGCGAGATCGCACGGCTCGACGGACGCCTGCCCGACCTGGACGAACGCCAGCGCGGCGAGATCCGGCAGGCCGTGCACCGGGTCGTCGACAAGCTGCTGCACGCGCCGACCGTACGGGTCAAGCAGCTCGCGGCCGAGCCCGGCGGCGCCGGGTACGCGGACGCGCTGCGGACCCTGTTCGACCTCGACCCCGAGACGGTGGCCGCCGTCTCCCGGGCCGTGGACAGCACAGACGAGAAGGACCGACCGGCATGA
- a CDS encoding redox-sensing transcriptional repressor Rex, with the protein MATGRTHRPATRSRGIPEATVARLPLYLRALTALSERSVPTVSSEELAAAAGVNSAKLRKDFSYLGSYGTRGVGYDVEYLVYQISRELGLTQDWPVVIVGIGNLGAALANYGGFASRGFRVAALIDADPAMTGRQVAGIAVQHSDDLEKIISDNGVSIGVITTPPGVAQQVCDRLVAAGVTSILNFAPTVLSVPDGVDVRKVDLSIELQILAFHEQRKAGEEHESAAAPAAAHQDAGEQGPDGDVPAVMPA; encoded by the coding sequence GTGGCAACTGGCCGAACTCACCGACCGGCGACCCGCAGCCGAGGGATCCCCGAGGCCACCGTCGCCCGGCTTCCGCTGTACCTCCGCGCTCTGACCGCACTGTCGGAGCGCTCGGTCCCCACGGTCTCCTCGGAGGAACTGGCCGCGGCCGCGGGAGTCAACTCCGCCAAGCTGCGCAAGGACTTCTCCTACCTGGGTTCGTACGGAACACGCGGTGTCGGCTACGACGTCGAGTATCTCGTCTACCAGATCTCCCGTGAGCTGGGCCTGACCCAGGACTGGCCGGTCGTGATCGTCGGCATCGGAAACCTGGGCGCCGCCCTGGCCAACTACGGCGGGTTCGCCTCCCGTGGCTTCCGGGTCGCCGCCCTGATCGACGCCGACCCGGCGATGACCGGACGGCAGGTCGCCGGGATCGCCGTGCAGCACAGCGACGACCTGGAGAAGATCATCTCCGACAACGGCGTCTCCATCGGCGTGATCACCACCCCGCCGGGCGTCGCCCAGCAGGTGTGCGACCGCCTGGTGGCCGCCGGGGTCACCTCCATCCTGAACTTCGCGCCGACCGTGCTCTCCGTCCCGGACGGCGTCGACGTACGCAAGGTCGACCTCTCCATCGAGCTGCAGATCCTCGCCTTCCACGAGCAGCGCAAGGCGGGCGAGGAGCACGAGAGCGCGGCCGCGCCGGCCGCCGCCCACCAGGACGCCGGTGAGCAGGGACCCGACGGGGACGTACCCGCCGTGATGCCGGCATGA
- a CDS encoding glutaredoxin family protein produces MSPLFGRKAPAPSARSVTLIRKPGCHLCDDAQVVVEKVCGDLGVPWEQQDITQDSRLHDLYWEQIPVVLVDGEQHTFWRVNEERLRKALTD; encoded by the coding sequence ATGAGTCCCCTCTTTGGCCGGAAGGCGCCCGCGCCGAGTGCGCGATCGGTCACCCTCATCCGTAAACCCGGCTGCCATCTGTGTGATGACGCACAGGTCGTGGTCGAGAAGGTGTGCGGCGACCTCGGAGTGCCCTGGGAGCAGCAGGACATCACCCAGGATTCACGACTGCACGATCTCTACTGGGAACAGATCCCCGTGGTACTCGTCGACGGCGAACAGCACACCTTCTGGCGCGTGAACGAGGAACGGCTCCGCAAGGCACTGACCGACTAG
- a CDS encoding HAD family phosphatase — MAALGWLTPRRRSATARSVLAGEASAEAARKNQEATAPLDEAAEPDFPVLGDDKAAAFFDLDNTVMQGAAIFHFGRGLYKRKFFETRDLARFAWQQAWFRLAGVEDPEHMQDARDSALSIVKGHRVAELQTIGEEIYDEYMAERIWPGTRALAQAHLDAGQKVWLVTAAPVEIAGVIARRLGLTGALGTVAESVNGVYTGKLVGEPLHGPAKAEAVRALAAAEGLDLSRCAAYSDSHNDIPMLSLVGHPYAINPDTKLRKHARELDWRLRDYRTGRKAAKVGIPAAAGVGAVAGGTAAAIALSRRRR; from the coding sequence ATGGCCGCTCTCGGATGGCTCACTCCCCGTAGGCGCTCCGCCACGGCGCGGAGCGTGTTGGCAGGCGAGGCCTCGGCGGAGGCCGCGCGCAAGAACCAGGAAGCGACGGCGCCCCTCGACGAGGCCGCGGAGCCGGACTTCCCGGTGCTCGGCGACGACAAGGCCGCCGCGTTCTTCGACCTGGACAACACCGTCATGCAGGGCGCCGCCATCTTCCACTTCGGCCGCGGCCTGTACAAACGGAAGTTCTTCGAGACCCGCGACCTCGCCCGGTTCGCCTGGCAGCAGGCGTGGTTCCGGCTGGCCGGCGTCGAGGACCCCGAGCACATGCAGGACGCCCGCGACTCGGCCCTCTCCATCGTCAAGGGCCACCGTGTCGCCGAGCTCCAGACCATCGGCGAGGAGATCTACGACGAGTACATGGCCGAGCGCATCTGGCCCGGCACCCGCGCCCTCGCCCAGGCCCACCTGGACGCGGGCCAGAAGGTGTGGCTCGTCACCGCGGCCCCGGTGGAGATCGCCGGCGTGATCGCCCGCCGGCTGGGCCTGACCGGCGCGCTGGGCACGGTCGCCGAGTCGGTGAACGGCGTCTACACCGGCAAGCTGGTCGGCGAGCCCCTGCACGGGCCCGCCAAGGCGGAGGCGGTACGCGCCCTGGCCGCCGCCGAGGGCCTCGACCTCTCCCGCTGCGCGGCCTACAGCGACTCGCACAACGACATCCCGATGCTCTCCCTGGTCGGCCACCCCTACGCCATCAACCCCGACACCAAGCTGCGCAAACACGCCCGCGAACTGGACTGGCGGCTGCGCGACTACCGCACGGGGCGCAAGGCGGCGAAGGTAGGCATCCCGGCGGCGGCCGGGGTCGGCGCGGTGGCCGGTGGCACCGCGGCCGCGATCGCGTTGAGCCGACGGCGTCGATAG